The genomic region GCTGAGATCTACCGCTGATAAATCGCTGAGATAGGCAATACCATAGCTGAAGTCAACGCCGTGCAAGTTAGCTTTACGCAAAACCGCACTATTAAAAACCGCCCCTCGCAAGTCAGCGCTACTAAAATTAGCCTCTGCAAGCTTGGTATTATTAAACTCTGCTCTTACTAAATTTTGACCGGAATAATCTTTAGTCTGAACTTGCACGTCATCGTAGGCTCGGATGGCTGCGGAACTAGCAGCTTGAGCAGGTAAAGGCAAGGTGACAAAGACAAGTAAGGCGATCGCTATTCCTAGAAAATACCGAAATCCACGCATGGTAAGCTGAATGAGTCAGTTACAGAACTGCATCAAAAGTAACATTATTTAACTTTATTTTCTCAATTCTGCGGAAAGATTTTTAGTAAGAGGCGACTAGAAAACTTTGCTACACTCAAAACGCTTCTGGAGTTTGGTGGTGGTGTACCTCAACAACTGTATGTACGTTGCCACGGGGAGCAAAGTCACCTTTAATATGCGCTTCTAAAGGATCGCAAGCTGCTACAAAGTCGTCGAGAATCTGATTGACGCTCTCTTCGTGAGAAATGTAGCGATCGCGATAGCTATTAATATAAAGTTTAATCGCTTTTAGTTCTACTACCCGTTGGTCGGGAACGTAGGTAATGTGAATCGTGGCAAAATCAGGATAGCCAGAAAAAGGACACTTACAGGTAAATTCCGGTAGAGTAATGTGAATCTCATACCGTCGTCCGATCCGTGGGTTGGGAAATGTAATTAACTTTCCCTCGGCAATCTGGCGTTCGCCGTACTTAATTTCCTCTACTGACATTTCTTCTGCTGAGTGTGATGTGAGATCGGGGGAAGGGTTCAAGATTGACTCAAATTTTGGGTTCTTTGTAATATGATATTACACTTAAAACTCAAACTCTTCTGCTTCCCAATCCGGGCAATTGCTATCGTCCCAACCGTAGGGATGCATGGCACAG from Scytonema millei VB511283 harbors:
- a CDS encoding pentapeptide repeat-containing protein, with amino-acid sequence MRGFRYFLGIAIALLVFVTLPLPAQAASSAAIRAYDDVQVQTKDYSGQNLVRAEFNNTKLAEANFSSADLRGAVFNSAVLRKANLHGVDFSYGIAYLSDLSAVDLSDAILTSAMMLRSNFKGAKVTGADFSEAVLDREQVVELCKYASGVNPITGVDTRESLGCS
- the queF gene encoding preQ(1) synthase; translation: MSVEEIKYGERQIAEGKLITFPNPRIGRRYEIHITLPEFTCKCPFSGYPDFATIHITYVPDQRVVELKAIKLYINSYRDRYISHEESVNQILDDFVAACDPLEAHIKGDFAPRGNVHTVVEVHHHQTPEAF